One region of Jatrophihabitans cynanchi genomic DNA includes:
- a CDS encoding sugar transferase, which yields MTRAVERPGEATLAPVLAPALAVARPQTRVAPRTPVARWSRRFAARLVLSDALCMSVAIAIGWIVLAGGLRIERSAVLDYLLWSGVLTLGWLVCVQAVDGYEVRRLSTGAREYQRVLWAGMNMAGGVAIGGYLTGIGIARTFLAVVIPTGALLMVLARYAGRKFVYRLRIRGEWTSSILAVGTSESVRHLAQVTGRNPAAGLVVVGACVEDLAVGEELAPGVPVVGDVGQAAAAAARLGVDVVAVAGAGLGPRRIRELGWALEGTGCAMVMAPGLTEVAGPRVHVSPVEGLPLMWVDQPQFTGLRRVVKRAVDVVGAAVLLALAAPVLLLIALAVRLTSRGPALYVATRTGQDGWPIKVYKFRSMYADADADARRADLLAYNEADGGMLFKLRRDPRVTPVGRLIRKFSLDELPQLGNVLGGSMSLVGPRPPLPDEVERYNPHVHRRLLVKPGMTGLWQVSGRSDLSWDETVRLDLYYVENWSLTLDLAIIARTVWAVIRSRGAY from the coding sequence GTGACCCGCGCGGTCGAGCGGCCCGGCGAGGCGACGCTCGCGCCTGTGCTCGCGCCCGCGCTCGCGGTCGCGCGCCCGCAGACCCGCGTCGCACCGCGCACGCCCGTCGCCCGATGGTCGCGGCGGTTCGCCGCACGGCTGGTGCTCTCCGACGCGCTGTGCATGAGCGTGGCCATCGCGATCGGCTGGATCGTGCTGGCCGGCGGGCTGCGCATCGAGCGCTCGGCGGTGCTGGACTACCTGCTCTGGAGCGGCGTGCTCACGCTGGGCTGGCTGGTGTGCGTCCAGGCCGTGGACGGGTACGAGGTGCGCCGGCTCAGCACCGGCGCCCGCGAGTACCAGCGGGTCCTGTGGGCCGGGATGAACATGGCCGGTGGCGTGGCGATCGGCGGGTACCTGACCGGGATCGGGATCGCGCGGACCTTTCTCGCCGTCGTCATCCCGACCGGTGCGCTGCTCATGGTGTTGGCGCGGTACGCCGGCCGGAAGTTCGTCTACCGGCTGCGGATTCGTGGCGAGTGGACCAGTTCGATCCTCGCGGTCGGCACCAGCGAGTCGGTGCGGCACCTGGCGCAGGTGACCGGCCGCAACCCGGCCGCGGGCCTGGTCGTCGTCGGTGCGTGCGTGGAGGATCTCGCGGTGGGCGAGGAACTCGCGCCGGGCGTGCCGGTGGTCGGTGACGTCGGCCAGGCCGCGGCTGCCGCGGCGCGCCTCGGCGTCGACGTGGTCGCGGTGGCCGGCGCCGGACTCGGGCCGCGGCGGATCCGCGAGCTGGGTTGGGCGCTCGAGGGCACCGGTTGCGCGATGGTGATGGCGCCGGGGCTGACCGAGGTCGCCGGCCCTCGCGTGCACGTCAGCCCGGTCGAGGGGCTGCCGCTGATGTGGGTGGACCAGCCGCAGTTCACCGGGCTACGCCGCGTCGTCAAGCGTGCCGTCGACGTGGTCGGTGCCGCCGTCCTGCTGGCGTTGGCCGCGCCGGTCCTGCTGCTCATCGCACTCGCCGTCCGGCTGACCAGCCGTGGCCCGGCGCTGTACGTCGCCACCCGCACCGGGCAGGACGGGTGGCCGATCAAGGTCTACAAGTTCCGCTCCATGTACGCCGACGCCGACGCCGACGCCCGCCGCGCCGACCTGCTCGCCTACAACGAGGCCGACGGCGGCATGCTGTTCAAGCTGCGCCGCGATCCGCGAGTGACGCCCGTCGGCCGGTTGATCCGCAAGTTCTCGCTGGACGAACTGCCGCAGCTGGGCAACGTGCTCGGCGGCTCTATGTCGCTGGTCGGGCCGCGCCCGCCGCTGCCGGACGAGGTCGAGCGGTACAACCCGCACGTGCACCGCAGGCTGCTCGTCAAGCCGGGCATGACCGGGCTGTGGCAGGTGAGCGGGCGCAGCGACCTGTCCTGGGACGAGACGGTGCGGCTGGACCTGTACTACGTCGAGAACTGGTCGCTCACCCTCGACCTGGCGATCATCGCGCGGACCGTCTGGGCGGTCATCCGCTCGCGCGGCGCGTACTGA
- a CDS encoding glycosyltransferase family 4 protein, translating into MNLHDYSGHPFQAQLSRDLAARGHHVLHGYCAQYVTGRGLLERTSDDPRTLAFAPTSAGEPLVKYSPVGRTRFELSYARAWQRALEGEHFDVVVACNVPLFALARMRRYFARRRQPWVLWHQDVYSLGVAAEARRRLPGPVAGVIASAVQRAEQAQVRAADSVVAIGDGFLEQYRRWGVPTGHVRVIPNWAPVDHLVPGERENAWSVRNGLPVEPVRLLYAGTLGRKHNPLLLLELLDAVRARGVDAVLTVVSEGVGADDLAVAARGRADVRLMGYQPAADLPDVLASADAVIALLEPDAAQFSVPSKVHSYLSAGRPIVALVPAGNPAARDVAGAGGCVATPDVAGAHEAASWIAEVTRDPAGLQVLGKRARALAEEQFDIARIGAEFDAVLHDAVRIAEHAREPVLALASAGGIRL; encoded by the coding sequence GTGAACCTCCATGACTACAGCGGCCACCCCTTCCAGGCGCAGCTCTCCCGGGACCTGGCGGCGCGCGGCCATCACGTGCTGCACGGCTACTGCGCGCAGTACGTCACCGGGCGCGGACTGCTGGAGCGGACATCGGACGACCCGCGCACGCTCGCGTTCGCTCCGACCAGTGCCGGCGAGCCGCTCGTCAAGTACTCCCCGGTCGGGCGCACCCGCTTCGAGCTGAGCTACGCGCGCGCCTGGCAGCGCGCGCTGGAGGGCGAGCACTTCGACGTGGTCGTGGCCTGCAACGTCCCGCTGTTCGCGCTGGCCCGGATGCGGCGCTACTTCGCGCGCCGCCGCCAGCCGTGGGTGCTGTGGCACCAGGACGTCTACAGCCTGGGCGTCGCCGCTGAGGCGCGCCGCAGGCTGCCGGGCCCGGTGGCCGGGGTGATCGCGTCCGCGGTGCAGCGGGCCGAACAGGCGCAGGTGCGCGCGGCCGACTCGGTGGTCGCCATCGGTGACGGGTTCCTCGAGCAGTACCGGCGCTGGGGGGTGCCGACCGGGCACGTGCGGGTGATCCCGAACTGGGCGCCGGTCGATCACCTGGTGCCGGGCGAGCGCGAGAACGCGTGGTCGGTGCGCAACGGGCTTCCGGTCGAGCCGGTCCGGCTGCTGTACGCCGGCACCCTGGGGCGCAAGCACAACCCGCTGCTGCTGCTGGAACTGCTGGACGCGGTGCGCGCACGCGGCGTGGACGCGGTGCTGACCGTGGTGTCCGAGGGGGTCGGCGCCGATGATCTGGCGGTCGCGGCGCGGGGACGTGCCGACGTGCGGCTGATGGGCTATCAGCCGGCTGCCGACCTGCCCGACGTGCTGGCCAGCGCCGACGCCGTGATCGCGCTGCTCGAACCCGATGCGGCCCAGTTCTCCGTCCCGAGCAAGGTGCACAGCTACCTGTCCGCCGGGCGGCCGATCGTGGCGCTGGTGCCCGCGGGCAACCCGGCGGCGCGGGACGTCGCCGGCGCCGGCGGTTGCGTGGCGACACCCGATGTCGCCGGGGCGCACGAGGCCGCGTCCTGGATCGCGGAGGTCACTCGCGACCCGGCCGGCCTGCAGGTGCTGGGCAAGCGGGCACGCGCGCTGGCCGAGGAGCAGTTCGACATCGCGCGGATCGGCGCCGAGTTCGATGCGGTGCTGCACGACGCCGTCCGGATCGCCGAGCACGCCAGGGAACCGGTGCTGGCACTGGCATCGGCCGGGGGGATCCGGCTGTGA
- a CDS encoding arsenate reductase/protein-tyrosine-phosphatase family protein, with translation MSFRILAVCTGNVCRSPMAELLLRDWADPRAGLQVSSAGTQALVGRTVDGGTAAVLRRWGLDPTRHRARQLTSAMAAEADLILTAERAHRDQLIHDLPSAFKRTFTMAEFARLAERLRTSDSPAAAVAAVAAVAAARAGAGPVPPDDDDLPDPFGWTASRTRPVAERLTGIVQLTLDALNFSPRRIHRLSSGT, from the coding sequence GTGTCGTTCCGCATCCTGGCCGTCTGCACCGGAAACGTGTGCCGCTCGCCGATGGCCGAACTGCTGCTGCGCGACTGGGCGGATCCGCGCGCCGGGCTGCAGGTGTCCAGCGCCGGCACCCAGGCGCTGGTCGGCCGCACCGTCGACGGCGGCACGGCCGCCGTGCTCCGCCGATGGGGGCTGGATCCGACCCGGCACCGCGCCCGGCAGCTGACCTCGGCGATGGCCGCGGAGGCCGACCTGATCCTCACCGCCGAACGCGCGCACCGCGACCAGCTCATCCACGACCTGCCCAGCGCGTTCAAGCGGACGTTCACCATGGCCGAGTTCGCCCGGCTGGCCGAACGGCTGCGCACCAGCGACTCGCCGGCCGCGGCAGTGGCGGCAGTGGCCGCCGTCGCCGCGGCGCGCGCCGGCGCCGGACCCGTCCCGCCGGACGACGACGACCTGCCCGATCCGTTCGGCTGGACGGCATCGCGCACCCGGCCGGTGGCCGAGCGGCTCACCGGCATCGTCCAGCTCACCCTGGACGCGCTGAACTTCTCACCGCGGCGCATCCACCGGCTGTCGTCCGGGACGTGA
- the def gene encoding peptide deformylase: MTGDARKITVVGDPVLHTPTRAVTEFGPELDRLIEDMFASLAVAQGVGLAAPQVGVDLAVFVYDCPDDEGERHVGHVVNPTITTSGPPVVHEEGCLSVPGPYHDLARAAEATVRGVDSTGAPVEVSGTGYFARCLQHETDHLKGVLFIDHLPRNRRRRVLREMEPFEWNAPVP; the protein is encoded by the coding sequence GTGACAGGAGATGCTCGCAAGATCACCGTGGTCGGGGACCCGGTGCTGCACACGCCGACCCGTGCGGTGACCGAGTTCGGCCCGGAGCTGGACCGGCTGATCGAGGACATGTTCGCCTCCCTCGCGGTCGCGCAGGGCGTGGGGCTGGCCGCCCCGCAGGTCGGTGTCGACCTGGCCGTGTTCGTCTACGACTGCCCGGACGACGAGGGTGAGCGGCACGTCGGCCACGTGGTGAACCCGACCATCACGACGAGCGGGCCGCCTGTCGTGCACGAGGAGGGCTGCCTGTCGGTGCCCGGCCCGTACCACGATCTCGCGCGCGCGGCCGAGGCAACCGTGCGCGGGGTCGACAGCACGGGCGCCCCCGTCGAGGTCAGCGGCACCGGCTACTTCGCCCGCTGCCTGCAGCACGAGACCGACCACCTCAAGGGCGTGCTGTTCATCGACCACCTGCCCCGCAACCGCCGGCGCCGCGTGCTGCGCGAGATGGAGCCGTTCGAGTGGAACGCGCCGGTGCCGTGA
- a CDS encoding serine O-acetyltransferase, giving the protein MSSLLRLVRADIEASTHPNFRLYGDAVFWRRALGKLALSPNVRAVVTFRIAHALAERGLLPVALWLRARALRRSGAELHPAATIGPGLLLVHSAGVVIGPEVVIGARARIHQGVTLGEPVPVGDGRWAAPRVGDDVVLGAHAVLLGDITVGDGARVGANAVVTRDVPAGATVAGVPARPI; this is encoded by the coding sequence GTGAGCTCGCTGCTGCGGCTCGTCCGCGCCGACATCGAGGCGAGCACGCACCCGAACTTCCGGCTCTACGGCGACGCGGTGTTCTGGCGCCGCGCGCTCGGCAAGCTGGCGCTGAGCCCGAACGTGCGCGCGGTCGTGACGTTCCGGATCGCGCACGCGCTCGCCGAACGCGGCCTGCTGCCGGTGGCGCTGTGGCTGCGCGCCCGGGCGCTGCGGCGCAGCGGCGCGGAGCTTCACCCGGCCGCGACCATCGGCCCCGGACTGCTGCTGGTGCACTCGGCCGGGGTGGTGATCGGGCCCGAGGTGGTGATCGGTGCGCGGGCCCGGATCCACCAGGGCGTCACGCTCGGTGAGCCGGTGCCCGTCGGCGACGGGCGGTGGGCGGCGCCGCGGGTGGGCGACGACGTCGTGCTCGGCGCGCACGCGGTGCTGCTCGGTGACATCACGGTGGGCGACGGCGCGCGCGTGGGCGCGAACGCGGTGGTCACCCGCGACGTCCCGGCCGGCGCGACCGTGGCCGGCGTCCCCGCCCGCCCGATCTGA
- a CDS encoding aspartate-semialdehyde dehydrogenase yields the protein MKVGIVGATGQVGSVMRRILAERAFPVDEIRFFASARSAGTTLQWEGVDVRVEDAAVADPRGLDVALFSAGGATSRELAPKFAAAGVTVVDNSSAWRMDPDVPLVVAEVNPDEVRRAVKGIIANPNCTTMAAMPVLKPLHDEAGLVRLIVSTYQAVSGAGLAGVDELDKQVRQVADRAAEFTHDGGAVPFPEPAKFARPIAFNVLPLAGSVVDDGSLETDEEQKLRNESRKILGIPELRVSGTCVRVPVFTGHSLSINAEFARPISVQRAQQLLAAAPGVELAEVPTPLQAAGQDPSYVGRIRQDSSLDGGRGLVLFVSNDNLRKGAALNAVQIAELL from the coding sequence ATGAAAGTAGGAATCGTCGGCGCGACCGGGCAGGTCGGGTCGGTCATGCGGCGCATCCTGGCCGAGCGCGCGTTCCCGGTGGACGAGATCCGGTTCTTCGCCTCGGCGCGGTCGGCGGGTACGACACTGCAGTGGGAGGGCGTGGACGTGCGCGTCGAGGACGCCGCGGTCGCCGACCCGCGCGGGCTGGACGTCGCGCTGTTCTCCGCGGGCGGGGCGACCTCGCGTGAGCTGGCGCCGAAGTTCGCGGCCGCGGGCGTCACCGTGGTCGACAACTCCTCGGCGTGGCGGATGGACCCGGACGTCCCGCTGGTCGTCGCGGAGGTGAATCCGGACGAGGTCCGCCGTGCGGTCAAGGGAATCATCGCCAACCCGAACTGCACCACGATGGCCGCGATGCCGGTGCTCAAGCCGCTGCACGACGAGGCCGGGCTGGTGCGCCTGATCGTCTCGACCTACCAGGCGGTCTCCGGCGCCGGCCTGGCCGGCGTCGACGAGCTGGACAAGCAGGTGCGCCAGGTCGCGGACCGCGCCGCCGAGTTCACCCATGACGGCGGCGCCGTGCCATTCCCGGAGCCGGCAAAGTTCGCCCGCCCGATCGCGTTCAACGTGCTGCCGCTCGCCGGCTCGGTCGTCGACGACGGCTCGCTGGAGACCGACGAGGAGCAGAAGCTGCGCAACGAGTCGCGCAAGATCCTGGGCATCCCCGAGCTGCGCGTGTCCGGCACCTGCGTGCGCGTGCCGGTGTTCACCGGTCACTCGCTGTCGATCAACGCGGAGTTCGCACGGCCGATCAGCGTGCAGCGCGCGCAGCAACTGCTGGCCGCCGCGCCGGGCGTCGAGTTGGCCGAGGTGCCGACCCCGCTTCAGGCCGCCGGCCAGGACCCGTCCTACGTCGGGCGGATCCGCCAGGACTCCTCGCTGGACGGCGGCCGCGGCCTGGTGCTGTTCGTGAGCAACGACAACCTGCGCAAGGGCGCCGCGCTCAACGCGGTTCAGATCGCCGAACTGCTCTGA
- a CDS encoding aspartate kinase, producing MALVVQKYGGSSVADAERIKRVAERIVATKREGNDVVVVVSAMGDTTDELIDLAQQIVPVPSGREYDMLLTAGERISMALLAMAINSLGDKAESFTGSQAGVLTTSVHGRARIVNITPGRVENSVAAGNVAIVAGFQGFSKETMDITTLGRGGSDTTAVALAAALQADVCEIYTDVDGVYSADPRIVPNAKRLSTVTYEEMLELAACGAKILHLRSVEYGRRYGVPIHVRSSFSNKPGTTVAGHMEELAVEDAIISGVAHDRSEVKVTVVGVPDKPGEAAAIFTELAAAEINLDMIVQNISTGGTGRTDVSFTLPGADGPAALAALRKVQASVGFGDLLYDDHIGKLSLVGAGMRSHPGVSAKFFAALAAAGINVEMISTSEIRISVVCRDTDLDEAVRAVHDAFELGSDEEPAVVYGGTGR from the coding sequence GTGGCGCTCGTCGTGCAGAAGTACGGCGGCTCGTCCGTCGCCGACGCCGAGCGCATCAAGCGCGTTGCCGAGCGCATCGTCGCGACCAAGCGCGAGGGCAACGACGTGGTCGTGGTCGTGTCCGCGATGGGCGACACCACCGACGAGCTGATCGACCTGGCCCAGCAGATCGTCCCGGTCCCGTCCGGCCGCGAGTACGACATGCTGCTCACGGCGGGCGAGCGGATCTCGATGGCGCTGCTCGCGATGGCGATCAACTCCCTCGGCGACAAGGCGGAGTCGTTCACCGGCTCGCAGGCCGGCGTGCTGACCACCTCGGTGCACGGCCGCGCCCGCATCGTCAACATCACGCCGGGCCGGGTCGAGAACTCGGTGGCCGCCGGCAACGTCGCGATCGTCGCGGGATTCCAGGGCTTCTCCAAGGAGACCATGGACATCACCACGCTCGGACGCGGCGGCTCGGACACCACGGCCGTGGCGCTCGCCGCCGCCTTGCAGGCCGACGTCTGCGAGATCTACACCGACGTCGACGGCGTCTACAGCGCCGACCCGCGCATCGTCCCGAACGCCAAGCGGCTCAGCACGGTCACGTACGAGGAGATGCTCGAGCTCGCCGCGTGCGGCGCGAAGATCCTGCACCTGCGCAGCGTCGAGTACGGCCGGCGCTACGGGGTGCCGATCCACGTCCGCTCGTCGTTCTCGAACAAGCCCGGCACCACGGTCGCCGGTCACATGGAGGAGCTGGCAGTGGAAGACGCGATCATCAGCGGAGTGGCGCACGACCGCAGTGAGGTCAAGGTCACCGTCGTGGGCGTGCCCGACAAGCCGGGTGAGGCGGCCGCCATCTTCACCGAACTCGCGGCGGCCGAGATCAACCTGGACATGATCGTGCAGAACATCTCGACCGGTGGCACCGGGCGCACCGACGTCTCCTTCACGCTGCCCGGAGCGGACGGCCCGGCCGCGCTGGCCGCGTTGCGCAAGGTGCAGGCGTCCGTCGGCTTCGGCGACCTGCTCTACGACGACCACATCGGCAAGCTGTCGCTGGTGGGCGCGGGAATGCGCTCGCACCCCGGGGTGTCGGCGAAGTTCTTCGCGGCGCTCGCGGCGGCCGGCATCAACGTGGAGATGATCTCGACGTCGGAGATCCGCATCTCGGTGGTGTGCCGGGACACCGACCTGGACGAGGCGGTGCGCGCCGTCCACGATGCCTTCGAGCTCGGCTCCGACGAGGAACCCGCCGTCGTCTACGGAGGTACCGGACGATGA
- a CDS encoding glycosyltransferase family 4 protein encodes MRIAVLMTGLTAYQDTCFRALSDLGDELLLVHPDSMAYAPFDKSRFAHSLQRHVWATMPGPEVLQPLVERFAPDVVIMWSWDGKGYRAVMRSQRDRALRVMFTSNFWHGSAKQWAGLLAHHVYVDPLFECAWVPGERAERFARRIGFGGGDIIRGANSADTELFDRGPRDADELAERRRFLFTGRLIWHKAPAELAEAYRRYRATTEQPWGLDVAGGGPLAGAFEGIDGVRLLGFVQPEQLAELMHTSSCLILPSHIEWYGVVVHEAAAAGLPLICSDGVGAVPHLLQDNFNGWTVPAGDVDELAEAMARMSALGAKRLGEMSDGSRALGSRLSPQIWARNLHEELERQVRKRAGNRR; translated from the coding sequence GTGCGCATCGCGGTGCTGATGACCGGTCTGACGGCCTACCAGGACACCTGCTTCCGGGCGCTCAGCGACCTGGGTGACGAGCTGCTGCTCGTGCACCCGGACTCGATGGCCTACGCGCCGTTCGACAAGAGCCGGTTCGCCCACTCGCTGCAGCGGCACGTCTGGGCGACGATGCCGGGCCCCGAGGTGCTGCAGCCGTTGGTCGAGCGGTTCGCGCCGGACGTCGTGATCATGTGGTCGTGGGACGGCAAGGGGTACCGCGCGGTCATGCGGTCCCAACGCGATCGCGCGTTGCGGGTGATGTTCACCAGCAACTTCTGGCACGGCAGCGCCAAGCAGTGGGCCGGCCTGCTCGCGCACCACGTCTACGTCGACCCGCTGTTCGAGTGCGCGTGGGTGCCCGGCGAGCGCGCCGAGCGGTTCGCGCGCCGGATCGGCTTCGGCGGCGGGGACATCATCCGGGGCGCGAACTCCGCCGACACCGAGCTGTTCGACCGCGGACCGCGCGATGCGGACGAGCTCGCCGAGCGGCGCCGGTTCCTGTTCACCGGGCGGCTGATCTGGCACAAGGCGCCTGCCGAGCTGGCCGAGGCGTACCGGCGCTACCGCGCGACCACCGAGCAGCCCTGGGGCCTGGACGTGGCCGGCGGCGGCCCGCTCGCCGGCGCGTTCGAGGGCATCGACGGGGTGCGGCTGCTGGGGTTCGTGCAGCCCGAGCAGCTCGCCGAGCTGATGCACACCTCGTCCTGCCTGATCCTTCCCTCGCACATCGAGTGGTACGGCGTCGTGGTGCACGAGGCTGCCGCCGCCGGGCTGCCGCTGATCTGTTCCGACGGCGTCGGCGCGGTGCCGCACCTGCTGCAGGACAACTTCAACGGCTGGACGGTGCCGGCGGGCGACGTGGACGAACTGGCCGAGGCGATGGCCCGGATGAGCGCGCTCGGTGCGAAACGGCTGGGCGAGATGTCCGACGGCAGCCGCGCGCTGGGCAGCCGCCTCTCGCCGCAGATCTGGGCGCGCAACCTGCACGAGGAGCTGGAGCGCCAAGTGCGCAAGCGTGCGGGAAACCGCCGCTGA
- the gabT gene encoding 4-aminobutyrate--2-oxoglutarate transaminase, producing the protein MVEQKRLLKSAIPGPRSLELHARKSASVASGVGTTLPVYVERAGGGIVVDVDGNQLIDFGSGIAVTSVGNSAPRVVEAVREQVADFTHTCFMVTPYEEYVAVAEKLNELTPGSHEKRSALFNSGAEAVENAVKVARHATGRQAVVAFDHAYHGRTNLTMALTAKNMPYKQGFGPFASEIYRVPMAYPYRWPTGPEHCSDEAFAEFAELVHAQVGEQNTAAVLIEPIQGEGGFIVPAPGFLARVAQWCTEHGIVFIADEIQSGFCRTGDWFACEFEGVVPDLITTAKGIAGGLPLAAVTGRAELMDAVHAGGLGGTYGGNPVACAAALAAIETMAAEDLCGAARRIEAIMRPRLAALAEKFDVIGEVRGRGAMLAVELVDGGGSHAPNPALTAAVSAACHQRGLITLTCGTFGNVLRFLPPLVIGDGLLGEGLGVLEEAFAASV; encoded by the coding sequence GTGGTTGAGCAGAAGCGGTTGCTGAAGTCGGCGATCCCGGGGCCTCGTTCGCTCGAGCTGCACGCGCGCAAGAGCGCGTCCGTGGCGAGCGGAGTGGGCACCACACTGCCGGTGTACGTCGAGCGGGCCGGCGGCGGCATCGTGGTCGACGTCGACGGGAACCAGCTGATCGACTTCGGTTCCGGCATCGCGGTCACCTCGGTGGGCAACTCCGCGCCACGGGTCGTCGAGGCGGTGCGGGAGCAGGTCGCCGACTTCACGCACACCTGCTTCATGGTCACCCCGTACGAGGAGTACGTGGCCGTGGCCGAGAAGCTGAACGAGCTGACGCCCGGCAGCCACGAGAAGCGCTCGGCGCTGTTCAACTCCGGCGCCGAGGCCGTGGAGAACGCCGTCAAGGTCGCACGGCACGCGACCGGCAGGCAGGCGGTCGTCGCGTTCGATCACGCCTACCACGGGCGCACCAACCTGACGATGGCGCTGACCGCGAAGAACATGCCGTACAAGCAAGGCTTCGGGCCGTTCGCGTCCGAGATCTACCGGGTGCCGATGGCGTACCCGTACCGCTGGCCGACCGGTCCGGAACACTGCAGCGACGAGGCGTTCGCCGAGTTCGCCGAACTGGTGCACGCGCAGGTCGGCGAGCAGAACACGGCCGCGGTGCTGATCGAGCCGATCCAGGGTGAGGGCGGCTTCATCGTTCCGGCGCCGGGCTTCCTGGCCCGGGTCGCGCAGTGGTGCACCGAGCACGGGATCGTGTTCATCGCCGACGAGATCCAGTCCGGCTTCTGCCGCACCGGCGACTGGTTCGCCTGCGAGTTCGAGGGCGTGGTGCCGGACCTGATCACCACCGCGAAGGGCATCGCCGGCGGCCTGCCGCTTGCCGCGGTGACCGGCCGGGCCGAGCTGATGGACGCGGTGCATGCCGGCGGCCTCGGCGGCACGTACGGCGGCAACCCGGTCGCGTGCGCGGCGGCGCTGGCGGCGATCGAGACGATGGCGGCCGAGGACCTGTGCGGCGCCGCGCGGCGGATCGAGGCGATCATGCGCCCGCGGCTGGCCGCGCTGGCCGAGAAGTTCGACGTGATCGGCGAGGTGCGTGGGCGCGGGGCCATGCTCGCCGTCGAACTCGTCGACGGCGGCGGCTCGCACGCCCCCAACCCGGCGCTGACCGCCGCGGTGTCGGCCGCGTGCCACCAGCGCGGGCTGATCACGCTGACGTGCGGAACGTTCGGCAACGTGCTGCGCTTCCTGCCGCCGCTGGTGATCGGCGACGGCCTGCTCGGCGAGGGCCTGGGCGTGCTGGAGGAGGCGTTCGCCGCGTCCGTCTGA
- a CDS encoding biotin/lipoyl-binding carrier protein: protein MRSHEITAELVATIGSVAVGVGDRVEPADTLVILESMKMEIPVLAEVTGVVREVAVRAGDAIGEGDVIAVIDTG from the coding sequence GTGCGAAGCCATGAGATCACCGCGGAGCTCGTCGCCACCATCGGGTCGGTCGCCGTCGGGGTCGGTGACCGGGTGGAGCCGGCCGACACGCTGGTGATCCTCGAGTCGATGAAGATGGAGATCCCGGTGCTGGCCGAGGTCACCGGCGTGGTCCGCGAGGTCGCGGTGCGCGCGGGCGACGCGATCGGTGAGGGCGATGTCATCGCGGTGATCGACACCGGGTGA